From one Lycium ferocissimum isolate CSIRO_LF1 chromosome 7, AGI_CSIRO_Lferr_CH_V1, whole genome shotgun sequence genomic stretch:
- the LOC132064982 gene encoding probable 1-acyl-sn-glycerol-3-phosphate acyltransferase 5, with amino-acid sequence MADDSGKQPRHRNLTPLRMMRGIFCLIVLVLSAFMVLIYFGFWAAIPLRTISVHYSRVGVSFCFGCWLALWPFWFEKINKTKVVISGDSVPSAKRVLVIANHRTEVDWMYLWDLALRKGCVGSLRYILKSSLMKLPVFGWVFHVMEFIPVERKWEADALKLRQMLCTYKDPQDPLWLVVFPEGTDFTEQKCIRSQRYASENGLPILKNVLLPKTKGFYACLEELRGSLDAVYDITIGYKHNCPSFLDNAFGVDPAEVHMHVRCIAIADIPESEYQAASWLTDTFSDKDKLLSDFHSEGHFPREGIENELSTAKCLANFIFVITLTVLCTYLTLFSSIWFKIYVSSVCAFLATATFFNIRPSPIVSL; translated from the exons ATGGCTGATGATTCTGGAAAGCAACCAAGGCACCGTAACCTTACCCCGTTGAGGATGATGAGGGGTATTTTCTGTCTAATTGTGTTAGTACTCTCTGCATTTATGGTGTtaatttattttggtttttgggCTGCTATTCCCTTGCGAACTATCAGTGTCCATTATAGCAGAGTGGGAGTATCCTTCTGTTTTGGATGTTGGTTAGCTTTGTGGCccttttggtttgaaaaaattaacaaaaccaAAGTGGTAATCTCTGGAGATTCTGTTCCATCTGCGAAGCGAGTCTTGGTTATTGCAAACCATCGAACTGAGGTTGATTGGATGTACTTGTGGGATCTTGCTTTGCGCAAAGGATGTGTGGGTTCGCTTAGGTATATACTTAAGAGCAGTTTGATGAAATTGCCTGTGTTTGGTTGggtttttcatgttatggagtTCATACCTGTTGAGAGAAAATGGGAGGCGGATGCATTGAAGCTTCGTCAGATGCTTTGCACATATAAAGATCCTCAAGATCCCCTATGGCTTGTTGTTTTTCCAGAAGGCACTGATTTCAC AGAACAGAAGTGCATTCGTAGTCAAAGATATGCTTCTGAAAATGGGTTGCCTATTCTGAAGAACGTACTTCTTCCCAAGACGAAGGGTTTTTATGCCTGTTTGGAGGAACTGAGAGGTTCCTTGGATGCAG TTTATGACATCACAATTGGCTACAAGCAtaattgcccttcttttttgGACAATGCTTTTGGGGTTGATCCAGCTGAAGTTCATATGCACGTCCGCTGTATTGCTATTGCGGATATACCAGAATCTGAATATCAGGCTGCTTCATGGTTGACGGATACATTCAGTGACAAGGATAAATTGTTGTCCGATTTTCATTCAGAAGGTCATTTCCCTCGCGAAGGAATAGAAAATGAGCTGTCTACGGCCAAGTGTCTAGCAAACTTCATCTTTGTGATAACATTGACTGTACTTTGTACATATCTAACGCTTTTCTCGTCCATTTGGTTCAAGATATATGTTTCCTCTGTATGTGCATTCTTGGCAACAGCTACATTCTTCAATATTCGGCCTTCGCCCATTGTATCTTTATGA
- the LOC132064985 gene encoding UPF0496 protein At4g34320-like gives MGGHMSKKPGETSDAIDNLQYKLNSYEAACRADTDLQSFDTALQSHVINTLADGVEVRALSFDSLKEVIRCLLEMNQEVVKVILDCKEDIWKNQELLKLVEEYFDNSLKTLDFLAALEKCLKRACDSQSLIHVALQQFEEESGVEGNRYTKTLEELKNFRAAEDPFTEEFFQIFLSVYTQQMVMLEKLQLKKNKLDKRFKYIHAWRKVSNVIFVATFATVLICSVVAAVIAAPPVVAALAAASSIPLGSMGKWIDSLLKNYEDALKGQKELVSTMQVGTFITIKDLDSIRVLIDRLEIEIESLLKKVEFAIDENAVKIAIEEIRTKLDVFMKNVEDLEVQADVCSRDIRRARTVILQRIIELPNH, from the coding sequence ATGGGAGGACACATGAGCAAAAAGCCTGGTGAAACTTCAGATGCAATCGACAATTTGCAGTACAAGCTGAATTCATATGAAGCCGCGTGCAGAGCTGACACGGACTTACAATCCTTTGATACAGCTCTACAAAGTCATGTTATCAATACCCTTGCTGATGGGGTTGAAGTTCGAGCACTGTCTTTTGATTCGTTGAAGGAAGTCATCAGATGCCTTTTGGAAATGAATCAGGAAGTTGTGAAGGTGATATTGGATTGCAAGGAAGACATATGGAAGAATCAAGAATTGCTCAAGCTAGTCGAGGAGTATTTTGATAATAGCCTCAAAACTCTGGATTTCTTGGCTGCTTTAGAGAAATGTCTAAAACGTGCTTGCGATAGCCAATCGCTTATTCATGTAGCACTTCAACAATTTGAAGAGGAAAGTGGGGTTGAAGGGAATAGATACACTAAGACTTTAGAGGAACTGAAAAATTTCAGAGCTGCAGAGGATCCTTTCACAGAGGaatttttccagattttccTGTCTGTTTATACACAACAAATGGTTATGCTTGAAAAACTGCAGCTAAAAAAGAACAAGCTTGATAAGAGGTTTAAGTACATACATGCTTGGAGAAAAGTGTCAAATGTTATATTTGTGGCTACATTTGCAACTGTTTTGATTTGCTCAGTCGTGGCTGCTGTAATAGCTGCACCTCCGGTCGTGGCTGCTCTGGCTGCTGCATCGTCAATTCCGTTGGGATCAATGGGAAAATGGATAGATTCCCTTCTCAAGAACTATGAAGATGCTCTCAAAGGGCAGAAAGAATTGGTCAGCACAATGCAAGTTGGTACTTTTATCACAATTAAGGATTTGGACAGTATAAGGGTGCTGATAGATCGATTGGAAATCGAGATCGAATCACTCTTGAAGAAAGTTGAGTTTGCTATTGATGAAAATGCTGTTAAGATTGCTATAGAAGAGATCAGGACAAAGTTGGATGTTTTTATGAAGAATGTTGAAGATCTTGAAGTGCAAGCTGATGTGTGTAGCAGGGATATTCGTAGGGCTAGAACTGTAATCTTACAAAGGATTATCGAACTACCGAACCATTGA
- the LOC132064986 gene encoding probable 1-acyl-sn-glycerol-3-phosphate acyltransferase 5, producing MEFIPVERKWEADALKLRQMLCTYKDPQDPLWLVVFPEGTDFTEQKCIRSQKYASENGLPILKNVLLPKTKGFYACLEELRGSLDAGI from the exons atggagtTCATACCTGTTGAGAGAAAATGGGAGGCGGATGCATTGAAGCTTCGTCAGATGCTTTGCACATATAAAGATCCTCAAGATCCACTATGGCTTGTTGTTTTTCCAGAGGGCACTGATTTCAC AGAACAGAAGTGCATTCGTAGTCAAAAGTATGCTTCTGAAAATGGATTGCCTATTCTGAAGAACGTACTTCTTCCGAAGACGAAGGGTTTTTATGCCTGTTTGGAGGAACTGAGAGGTTCCTTGGATGCAG GTATTTAG
- the LOC132062207 gene encoding probable 1-acyl-sn-glycerol-3-phosphate acyltransferase 5 — protein MSDVDRSIVFAVFFSSPFYDITIGYKHNCPSFLDNAFGVDPAEVHMHVRCIAIADIPESENQAASWLMDTFSDKDKLLSDFHSEGHFPREGIENELSTAKCLANFIFVITLTVLCTYLTLFLSIWFKIYVSSVCAFLATATFFNIRPSPIVSL, from the exons ATGTCTGATGTGGATAGATCTATTGTCTTTGCtgttttcttttcctctccAT tttatgACATCACAATTGGCTACAAGCAtaattgcccttcttttttgGACAATGCTTTTGGGGTTGATCCAGCTGAAGTTCATATGCACGTCCGCTGTATTGCTATTGCGGATATACCAGAATCTGAAAATCAGGCTGCTTCATGGTTGATGGATACATTCAGTGATAAGGATAAATTGTTGTCCGATTTTCATTCAGAAGGTCATTTCCCTCGCGAAGGAATAGAAAATGAGCTCTCTACAGCCAAGTGTCTAGCAAACTTCATCTTTGTGATAACATTGACTGTACTTTGTACATATCTAACGCTATTCTTGTCCATTTGGTTCAAGATATATGTTTCCTCTGTATGTGCATTCTTGGCAACAGCTACATTCTTCAATATTCGGCCTTCGCCCATTGTATCTTTATGA